From Pan troglodytes isolate AG18354 chromosome 11, NHGRI_mPanTro3-v2.0_pri, whole genome shotgun sequence, the proteins below share one genomic window:
- the ENHO gene encoding adropin has product MGAAISQGALIAIVCNGLVGFLLLLLWVILCWACHSRSADVDSLSESSPNSSPGPCPEKAPPPQKPSHEGSYLLQP; this is encoded by the coding sequence ATGGGGGCAGCCATCTCCCAGGGGGCCCTCATCGCCATCGTCTGCAACGGTCTCGTGGgcttcttgctgctgctgctctgggtCATCCTCTGCTGGGCCTGCCATTCTCGCTCTGCCGACGTTGACTCTCTCTCTGAATCCAGTCCCAACTCCAGCCCTGGCCCCTGTCCTGAGAAGGCCCCACCACCCCAGAAGCCCAGCCATGAAGGCAGCTACCTGCTGCAGCCCTGA